AGCACCTTGACCACCGCTCCCTCGGTCACCGGCGGAGCCACCTCGTACACCGGTGTCACCGGGAACGGCGTCGTGATCACCACGTCCAGCGAGGGCTTGAGCTCCCCGCCCAGCGCCGACCAGATGTCGGCGAGCGAACGCGACTCGGCGGGCGGCACGGCGACGGTCAGCGGAATCAGCGCCTCGCTCTCGCGCAGCGCGGCCGGCACGGTGGCCTGCGGCAGGAACTCGTGCGGCAGCAGACACGCCAACGCGCCCGACAGCAGCCGGTGTTCGTCCTCGGGCCGGGCCGTCCAGGCGGTGAGCAGATACGAGAGCCGGAACCAGCGCGGCGGCTGCCGCCTGCGCACCACCACGCCCCGGGCGTCGCGTTCCGCGTAGGCACCGCGCTCGCGCCGGGCCACGTCCTCGCGGATGTCGTACAGGTAGGCGTTGAGCGTGGGGGTGTTGCGGCGCGCCGCCCAGTCCCTCGTCGGCGCCTCGAAGACCACCTCGCCCGTCCCCTCGGGCAGTGCCCCGCCCCGCAGGACCTTCCGCAGGGCCTCGTCGATCTCGTGGATCATTTAGATGTATCCCTCGCGCAGCGCGTATGCGACCGCATGCGCGCGATTGGTCAGCTGCAGCCGCGTCATCAGCGCGTGCAGGATGTTCTTCACGGTCCGCTCGGAGTAGGCGAGCTTCTCCGATATCTGCCGGGTGTCGAGCCCCTCCGCGATGAGGCGCACCACATCGACTTCGCGGGTCGCCATCCCGAACAGAGGCAACGCCGCCCCGGTACCGCCCGCCTCGCCCGCGGCAGTCGTCCGGCGCAGCCGCCCCACCTGGACCAGCAGCCGGCTGATGAGATCGGGAGGCAGTTCGCCCTCGCCGCGCGCCGCGCTCTGCACGGCCTTGAGCAGCCGCTGCTCGGTGGCGTCCTGGCGCCAGA
The sequence above is drawn from the Streptomyces sp. NBC_01465 genome and encodes:
- a CDS encoding DUF4255 domain-containing protein, with protein sequence MIHEIDEALRKVLRGGALPEGTGEVVFEAPTRDWAARRNTPTLNAYLYDIREDVARRERGAYAERDARGVVVRRRQPPRWFRLSYLLTAWTARPEDEHRLLSGALACLLPHEFLPQATVPAALRESEALIPLTVAVPPAESRSLADIWSALGGELKPSLDVVITTPFPVTPVYEVAPPVTEGAVVKVLDRGEDPSSDVRPRMLRRTSGGGQ
- a CDS encoding response regulator transcription factor, producing MHAQRVTVTVHASDPLSRAGVASHLRHQPAVQLVEQPADGEPAAEGSVAVVLLDQVDEASAAELRKISRGGAQRIVLIARELREPELLTVVEHGVRAILWRQDATEQRLLKAVQSAARGEGELPPDLISRLLVQVGRLRRTTAAGEAGGTGAALPLFGMATREVDVVRLIAEGLDTRQISEKLAYSERTVKNILHALMTRLQLTNRAHAVAYALREGYI